In Glycine max cultivar Williams 82 chromosome 7, Glycine_max_v4.0, whole genome shotgun sequence, a single window of DNA contains:
- the LOC100819533 gene encoding arginine--tRNA ligase, cytoplasmic: MAYVEVDCPASVKKQLAKVFEESLRTTVPDEPDVVPSIDPCAANKAGVKFADYQCNNAMGLFAKMKGKQTGFKGPQAVGQAIRNNLPQSEMIESCSVAGPGFVNIVLSKKWIAQRLERLLIDGIDKWAPQLGVKTVLVDFSSPNIAKEMHVGHLRSTIIGDTLARMFEFSRVETLIRRNHLGDWGTQFGMLIAHLFDTYPNPEDFTEAAIGDLQAFYKASKVRFDNDPEFKLRAQQSVVQLQSGEEKYHNAWQQICDISKAEFEKVYQRLGVLLEARGESYYNDLIPPTLERLDKLGLIEEDDGARVIFVEGANIPIIAVKRDGGFNYSSTDLAALWYRLNVENVEWNIYVTDVGQWQHFDMVFKAFRRAGWLPNDENEFPKCTHVGFGLVLGEDGKRFRTRSSETVRLVELLDEAKRRCKASLLERDAVKDWSEEEIEKTAEAVGYGAVKYADLRINRLTNYTFSFDQMLNDKGNTAVYLQYAHARICSIMRKSGKDIEEIKKNGNIVLDHEDERALGLHLIQFPEVFEESLTNLLPNVLCEYLYNLTEIFTKKFYTNCQVVGSPEETSRLLLCEATVTVMRQCFHLLGIEPVYRL, from the exons ATGGCGTATGTT GAAGTAGATTGTCCGGCTAGTGTTAAGAAGCAGTTGgcgaaggtgtttgaggagTCTCTCCGGACAACCGTGCCTGATGAACCCGATGTTGTGCCTTCTATTGATCCTTGCGCTGCCAACAAAGCTGGTGTAAAATTTGCGGATTATCAATG TAATAATGCAATGGGTCTATTTGCGAAGATGAAAGGGAAGCAGACAGGATTCAAGGGTCCCCAGGCAGTTGGACAG GCCATACGTAACAATCTTCCGCAGTCTGAAATGATAGAATCTTGCTCTGTAGCTGGTCCTgggtttgtgaatattgtcttGTCGAAGAAGTGGATAGCACAG AGGTTAGAGAGGTTGCTGATTGATGGTATTGATAAGTGGGCACCTCAACTGGGAGTGAAGACAGTTCTGGTTGATTTTTCCTCACCTAACATAGCAAAGGAAATGCATGTTGGGCACCTGAGATCTACCATTATTGGGGACACATTAGCTCGCATGTTTGAATTTTCACGTGTGGAAACTCTTATCCGCAGAAATCATCTTGGTGACTGGGGGACGCAG TTTGGGATGCTAATAGCACACCTCTTTGACACATATCCAAATCCAGAAGATTTTACTGAAGCAGCTATTGGGGATCTTCAG GCATTCTATAAGGCCTCCAAAGTGAGGTTTGATAATGATCCAGAATTTAAGCTGAGGGCACAACAGTCAGTGGTCCAGCTCCAG AGTGGAGAAGAGAAGTATCACAATGCATGGCAGCAAATTTGTGATATTAGTAAGGCTGAATTTGAAAAGGTCTATCAACGTCTTGGAGTTCTATTGGAAGCAAGG GGAGAGAGCTACTATAATGATTTAATCCCTCCAACTTTGGAGAGATTGGATAAATTAGGACtgattgaagaagatgatggtGCTCGTGTGATATTTGTTGAGGGTGCAAATATACCAATTATTGCTGTGAAAAGAGATGGTGGCTTCAACTATTCTTCAACTGATCTAGCAGCACTTTG GTATCGTCTAAATGTGGAAAACGTTGAGTGGAATATATACGTTACAGATGTTGGGCAGTGGCAACACTTTGATATGGTTTTTAAG GCCTTTAGGCGTGCAGGATGGCTGCCAAATGATGAAAATGAGTTCCCCAAATGTACTCATGTTGGTTTTGGTCTTGTTCTTGGGGAAGATGGAAAACGATTTCGGACACGCAGCAGTGAAACTGTTAGATTGGTTGAGTTGCTTGATGAAGCCAAAAGGCGCTGTAAAGCTTCCCTCCTCGAGCGTG ATGCTGTTAAAGATTGGTCTGAGGAAGAGATTGAAAAAACAGCAGAAGCAGTTGGTTACGGGGCTGTTAA GTATGCTGACTTGAGGATCAACAGATTAACAAATTACACATTCAGCTTTGATCAGATGCTTAATGATAAG GGGAATACTGCTGTTTATTTGCAGTATGCACATGCTAGGATCTGTTCTATTATGAGGAAATCTGGTAAAGATatagaagaaataaagaaa AATGGGAATATAGTGTTGGATCATGAAGATGAACGTGCATTGGGGCTTCATTTGATACAATTTCCTGAG gtTTTTGAGGAGTCCTTAACTAATTTGTTGCCCAATGTGCTGTGTGAATACCTCTATAATTTGACAGAaatctttacaaaaaaattttatactaattgcCAG GTTGTGGGGTCGCCTGAGGAGACTAGTAGACTCTTGCTATGTGAAGCAACAGTGACTGTGATGAGGCAGTGCTTTCATCTCCTTGGAATTGAACCTGTATACAGGCTATGA